A genomic window from Glaciihabitans sp. INWT7 includes:
- a CDS encoding aminotransferase class V-fold PLP-dependent enzyme: MPTVTAPASPRMLAPAEISAIRADFPLLQREVDGRRLVYLDSGATSQNPRSVIAAEREYYENENSAVHRGAHTLAALATERFEDARSTVARFVGAADDEIVWTSNATEALNLVAYAIGNATAGRGGAEAERFRLAPGDEILVTEMEHHANLIPWQELAARTAAVLRFIPVADDGTLRMDAATQLVNSRTRILAFTHVSNVLGVINPVTELVALARSVGALTVLDACQSAPHLPLDLTALGVDFAAFSGHKMLGPTGIGVLFGRSELLNALPPFLTGGSMITTVTMESAEYLPSPHRFEAGTQRVSQAIALASAVDYLERIGIDRIAAHETALGQRLVTGLDAIPGVTVLGPGVGRERVGLASFDVAGVHSHDLGQFLDDRGIAVRVGHHCAQPLHRRLGMISSTRASAYLYTTEDEVDEFLAGLSAAITFFGVSS, encoded by the coding sequence ATGCCCACCGTCACCGCCCCCGCTTCGCCGCGCATGCTCGCTCCTGCTGAGATCAGCGCCATCCGGGCTGACTTCCCCCTCCTCCAGCGCGAGGTCGACGGGCGTCGGCTCGTCTACCTCGACTCCGGCGCGACATCGCAGAATCCACGGTCGGTCATCGCCGCGGAGCGCGAGTACTACGAGAATGAGAACTCGGCGGTGCACCGCGGCGCGCACACTCTCGCCGCGCTGGCGACGGAGCGATTCGAGGATGCTCGCAGCACGGTGGCCCGCTTCGTCGGTGCGGCCGACGACGAGATCGTCTGGACCTCCAATGCCACCGAAGCGCTGAATCTCGTCGCCTACGCGATCGGCAACGCCACCGCCGGCCGCGGTGGTGCTGAGGCCGAGCGCTTCCGCCTGGCGCCCGGTGACGAGATCCTGGTGACCGAGATGGAGCATCACGCCAACCTGATCCCGTGGCAGGAGCTCGCGGCGCGCACGGCCGCAGTGCTGCGCTTCATCCCCGTGGCCGATGACGGCACGCTGCGGATGGATGCTGCGACTCAGCTCGTCAACTCGCGCACCCGCATCCTCGCCTTCACGCACGTCTCCAATGTGCTCGGCGTCATCAACCCCGTGACGGAACTCGTCGCTCTCGCTCGATCGGTGGGAGCGCTGACCGTGCTCGACGCCTGCCAGTCTGCTCCCCACCTTCCCCTCGACCTGACGGCGCTCGGCGTCGATTTCGCGGCATTCTCGGGCCACAAGATGCTCGGACCCACCGGCATCGGTGTGCTGTTCGGACGCAGCGAGCTGCTCAACGCGCTTCCGCCATTCCTCACCGGAGGGTCGATGATCACCACCGTCACAATGGAGAGCGCCGAGTACCTGCCCTCGCCGCACCGGTTCGAGGCGGGCACCCAGCGGGTCTCGCAGGCCATCGCTCTGGCGAGTGCCGTCGACTACCTCGAGCGGATCGGGATCGACCGTATCGCCGCGCACGAAACCGCTCTCGGGCAGCGCCTGGTCACCGGGCTCGATGCCATCCCCGGCGTCACCGTGCTCGGCCCCGGCGTCGGGCGGGAGCGGGTGGGGCTCGCCAGCTTCGACGTCGCCGGTGTGCATTCCCACGACCTCGGCCAATTCCTGGATGACCGAGGCATCGCGGTCCGCGTCGGTCATCACTGCGCCCAACCGCTTCACCGTCGGCTGGGGATGATCTCCTCCACCCGCGCGAGCGCCTACCTGTACACGACCGAAGACGAGGTCGACGAGTTTCTTGCCGGGCTCTCGGCCGCCATCACCTTCTTCGGAGTCTCCTCATGA
- the sufU gene encoding Fe-S cluster assembly sulfur transfer protein SufU, giving the protein MESLYQEVILDLSRRPHGRGLRDDAAAESHQVNPTCGDEITLQLHLEPGTDRISAIRWEGHGCAISQASASLFSDLGPGLTTTELKDRIELFRVAMRSRGEIEPDEELLGDAVALGGVSKYVARVKCAMLAWVAGEQAIMLADAA; this is encoded by the coding sequence ATGGAATCCCTCTACCAGGAGGTCATCCTCGACCTCTCACGCCGCCCGCACGGTCGCGGCCTCCGGGATGACGCGGCGGCCGAGTCGCACCAGGTCAACCCGACCTGTGGCGACGAGATCACCCTGCAGCTGCACCTCGAGCCGGGCACGGATCGCATCAGCGCCATCCGCTGGGAGGGTCACGGTTGCGCCATCTCGCAGGCGTCTGCCTCGCTCTTCTCCGACCTCGGGCCGGGGCTGACGACGACAGAGCTGAAGGACCGCATCGAACTCTTCCGGGTGGCGATGCGCTCGCGCGGCGAGATCGAACCCGACGAAGAGCTTCTCGGCGACGCGGTCGCCCTCGGCGGGGTGTCGAAGTACGTGGCACGGGTGAAGTGCGCGATGCTGGCGTGGGTCGCCGGCGAGCAGGCGATCATGCTGGCCGACGCGGCCTGA